The genomic segment ATTGTGTCCTATTTCTTCTTGAATTTTTATCAAGTCGGGGATTTCCTTAATGCATGGACCGCACCAAGTTGCCCAAAAGTTTACAAGTATAACTTTGTTTTTTAAAATTTCATATAAGTTAGCTTCTCCATCCGGTGTTTTCCAAGAGAAGTTTGGAGCTTTGTCAGGGTGTGTTGGTTTTTCAATTTTTACAATTGTGAAAACTTCAGGGGAGACCTGATTTTTAACTTGCGGTTGTTGTTTTTCTTGCTGTGAACAGGATATGAAAAGCAAAAGTAAAGAAAAAAGTAGAAATCTATTCATAATTTACCATCTTTGTTTTAAAATTTTCTCAAGATCTTCTTTTCTTAAGTTTGAGATCGCACAGCAAGCGAGGTCTTCGGTGCCCCAAATGGCAAATGAATTGTTATCAATTTCATCGTAAATCCATTCACCTTTAAGAATTCGCTTCTTTACATCTTCGTGAAGATTAGTTGTTTTAAGCGGTGCTTGATGGAATAAGATCAATGTGTCCCCCTTACGATAGATAAGATTGACACATTTTATATTATTTGAGTTTGAATGTATATCTTTGACGGATGCACCAACCATTTTAAATTGTGGGATTCTGATCAATTTAGGTGTGAAACCAGCTCTTGAGACAGCTTCATTCCAAACATGTTCAGGGTTGTCGGATAAAATTTCTGGCTTCGTAAAGCCCTTGGCTATTGAATCAAACTGTTTGACAAGCGGAGAAACCTCTCTTATGACGAGATCCTTTTGCTTTAGTTTATTCTCATAGATTGAGGTGAATAAAACTGCAACTGAAAGCGTCACGATCACAACTCCAAGAGCGAAAGCGACCTCAAGCCAAGGTTTAGGCGCTGGATTTTTAGACTGAAACTTTTGTAAAGATGAAGGATAACCATCTTGGATTGACCTTATCTGGTTGAGGACTGATGTGATGAGTTCGTTCGGGACGGGAATTATTTTGACTTTTGATTGAATTGTTTCTTTTGTCTTTTTCTCCAGTTCAAGTTCAATTTTACAAGTAGCGCATCGCCAGATATGTTCTTCAAGTTTTTGTTTTGTTTGTGAGTCAATTTCTTCATTATCAACAAGGGCGCTCATAAATTCCCTTGTTTGTCTGCAATCCATGGCTATCACCAGGTTTTGATTTTAATCTTTTTCTGGATCATCTATATCATAATCTTCTGGTTTACCTTTTATATATCCCTTTTTCTTTGCAAACTCAAAAAGTTCTCTTCTCAACATTTTCCTTCCTCTATGCAACCTTGAACGCACAGTTCCAATTGGTATGTCAAGGAACTTCGCTATTTCTTCGTAGGTTTGTCCTTCAATATCTGCAAGTATAACAACCGTCCTGAACTCATCTGGTAATTTACCTAAAGCTTCTATAATTTCATCTTCAAATATGTTTTCAAAGATATGTTCTTGTAAATCTGATGTTTCAAACGATTCATCTCGGACGGTCTCATAGAAATTCTGAACCTCATCGTAATCAACTTTGCCAGGTTCTTTTGTAGCCTTACGATATTTATTGATGTATGAATTTTTCATTATCTTAAACAACCACGCTCTTATGTTTGTTCCAGGTTCGTATTGATCCCAAAATCTGAATGCTTTAAGATATGTTTCTTGAATCAAATCTTTAGCGTCTTCCTCGTTTCCTGTCATGCGATACGCAAAATTGTAAAGGAATTGCATGTGTGGAATCGCTTCTTTCTCAAATTCCTTCTGCTTTTTCAGTAATTCATCGTCGCTTAATTTTTTGTCCCGCTTTTTCTGCTTGATCAAGCTTTTTAATTTGTCGTTGAGTTTCATAAAACTCAAAATTAATTTTGCCTTGTCTAATTATAACAAATTTTGATTTTATTAGCAACAGATACCTGCTTAAAAATGGGATGAAACCCTGTAGGTCATTTGCTTTCGGTTGTGAATTTTTCGTTCTGGAGGAAATTTTTAACGAGACGAGCCGTAAGCAAGTTTTTCATTTTTGATAATTTTTCTAAATCATTTATATTTATTTGCGTCAAAAAGAAAGGTGCATTTGAGGTGTTTGAGAAACTTGAAAAAATAAAAAAGAGATACGAAGAACTCACAAATCTTTTGACTCAACCTGAAATCGTTTCGGATGTTAACACATATAAAACTCTCTCAAAGGAGCATCACGAGCTTTCCGAGATCGTTGAACTTTACAATCAATATCTTGCTACTGAAAAAAACTTAAACGAGACAAGGGAACTGTACAAAGCAACAACTGATCCAGAATTTAAAGAATTAGTGCAAGAGGAAATAAATTTACTTCAAGAGAGACTAAAAAAACTTGAGGAGCAGATTAAAGATGCTTTAATACCTAAAGATCCAAATGATTCAAAAAACGCCATCGTTGAAATCAGAGCGGGAACAGGTGGGGAAGAAGCTGCTCTTTTCGCTGCTGATCTTTTTAGAATGTATTCAAGATATGCGGAAAAGAAAGGGTGGAAGGTTGAAGTTATGGACTTCAATGAAACAGGGCTCGGTGGATTTAAAGAGATAATTTTCTATGTCACTGGAAATAATGTTTATGGGACATTGAAATATGAAAGTGGGGTTCACAGGGTTCAAAGAGTTCCAATAACTGAGTCAAGCGGGAGAATTCACACCTCAGCTGCAAGTGTCGTAGTTTTGCCTGAAATTGAAGATGTTGAAATTGAGATAAATCCAGATGACTTGAAAATTGAATTTTATCGTGCAGGTGGTCATGGTGGGCAAAATGTTAACAAAGTTGAAACGGCGGTTAGAATTACGCATATCCCTACGGGAATCGTCGTCCAGTGTCAAGATGAACGCTCACAATTTAAAAACCGCGAGAAGGCAATGAAAATTTTGAGATCAAGATTGTATGACAAAATGATCATGGAAAAAGAAGCGGAGATCACAGCTCATAGAAGAAGCCTGGTTAAAACAGGGGATAGAAGTGAAAAAATAAGAACATATAACTTCCCACAAAATCGGGTAACCGACCACAGGATCAACTTCACCCTTTATAACCTTCAAGAGATACTTGATGGTGATCTTGATGCTTTGATTGAAGCTTTGAAACTTGCGGATAAGAAAGAAAAACTTGAACAAGGATAAAATGGTTTATTCTGGTATTTTAAATTTTGCGAAGATGTACAGTTTTAGAATATCATCGGTGGGGATAAATAGAAGTGTTGGTCTTTTCACTTTGAACTCGGTTAAGCTTATTTGAAATTCACCATTAACCAGAAGAAAATCTCCTTCTCTTTTGATCTTTCCTTTCATTGTTATCCCCCTTGTTTGTCCGTGAAAATTGAGTAGACCTGTGACTTCTATATCATCGTTGATTATTTTTATTTCTGAACTTTTGAAGCTCACGGTTGGATATTTTAATGCTTCAATAACCTCCATGGCATGTGAATCGCGATTTGAGTTTCCGCTGTTAAATTTTCTTACCTCAGCGATCGCTTCCGCTCTTATTATCTTTTTTTGTTCTGGAGCATATTCAATTAAAAATTTAACTTCGTTATTTACCGCCTTGACCGAGTGAAGAGGATGTCTAAGAAAATATTGGGCGTAAGATGTTCCCATTTCTGCTTCTACTAAAATAGTTTGAGAAAACAGTGTTATCGGAGAGAAAAATATCGCAAGAAAAAGCAAAAATAAAACGGTCATTTTTAAACTCTCATTTAATTTTTACCTGAAAAATGTTACAACGAGCATTCCAGCTGCTAAAGATGCAAGCGTTATATATCCAGAAATTTGATGAATTTGTTTTGTTTTAATGGGATCTGAACTTTCTTTTATTGATAAACCGAGGATCGGTGTTGAAATCATACCAGCGAAATGAATCCAAGCAAGTGCTTTATGAATTGTGATTGAACTTGTTTCTTTATCATGTCTAACGAGAGGTGGTGGAGAAAATAAAGCAAGTGAAGCAGTTAGATAGTAAGACACAACCGTCGCTCTGACAAAGCTCCTGTGTGCGTTGAAGAATTCATATTTCCCATTGAAAACCTGCTGACCATAATAAACAGAGGTTGCAGTTAATCCAAGAGTTATAAAACCACCGAGCTGGTGAAGTGAAAGCATTGTTCGTCTAAGTTTTAATTCTTTCTCCCTCGCTTCAGGTGTAAGTGGAGCTAAACCGATGATCCTGAAAAAACCTTGTTTTCCCCATAGAGGCTTTTCAATTAAACTTAATTTTTGAGGTAATAAATCAAATGAAGTAGTATCATTGGATTGAGCATTTAAGACTTGGAAAGACGAAAAGAGTAGAAAAATAAAAGCAAGACGCATAGCACCTCCGGGAATTTCTTTAAAAACCTTAACTTTGCTCAAAATAAAATTGTTCCAGATTTACTCCCACCTCACTGCTTCTGAAGGAAGTATGCTTGCAGCTCTTTTTGCGGGATAAAAGGAGGCAATTGAACAAAGAAGAATCGCAGCAAGTCCGACCGCAATGAAATCTGTTACCTTCATTTCAACGGGAAGCGAAGGAACTATATAAACTGTTGGATCAAGAGGGAAGATGTGATATTTGATTTGAATATAGCAAACGGTAAAGCCAATTAAACTTCCAATAACTGTCCCAATTATGCCGATAATTATACCTTCAAACATAAAAATTTTGATTATATCTGAGTCTTTTGCGCCCATTGCTTTTAAAATACCAATATCTCTTACCTTCTCAATCACTGACATCGTAAGCGAACCAAGGATGTTAAATGTTGCAACGAAAATTATGAGCGAAAGGATAACATATGCAGCCCATCTTTCAATTTGCATTACAGAATATAAATCTCTGTGAAGATCGTACCAAGTTTTTACTTGAAAATTTTCACCAAGACGAGATTGGATTATTTTCTTTACATTTTCGGACTGACCCATATCGTATAACCGAATTTCAACTCCGTTGATTTTTCCATCAAGTTCAAAAAGTTCTTGTGCTGACTTAAGTGAAATGAAAGCGTAATATCCATCGTAGTCTTTGTTGTTTGATTCAAAGATTCCTGAGACGATAAATTTTTTCACTTTAGGTTGAATGAGTCCAAACATAGTGGAGAAACTTGGACTTATGAGAGTTATTGTATCTCCTATGAGTGCATTTACTCTGTCTGCAATTGTTAGTCCAAGGATAATTTTGGGTAAATTTTCATTTTCGGAGAGATCAAAACTTCCGAGGACAATTTTATCAGGAAGCCCTGAAACGATATTGGCTTTATCGGGTTCAATTCCCTTTATATATAAAACTCTGTTGTTTCTATCGGAAATCAACATTGCTTTGCTTATAACGAAGCTTGCGTATCCTTTAATTTGCTTTATATCTGCAATTGCTTTTTCTATTTGCGGTAAATCATCTTCACTTAGATTAAGTTTTTTCTCAATCCTTATATGGGGATCAAATTCAACGAGTATTTTCGTAACAAGTCCGTTGAATCCGTTGAAAATAGATAAAACAATTATAAGAGCTGAAACGCCGATTGTAACTCCAATGAGCGAGATTAAACTTATGATTGAAACAAAAGTCATTTTCCTTTTGGTGCGAAGGTATCTCCAAGCGATGAAGGTTGTAAAAGGCAGTTTGAACATGGTGTTTTGACCTGTGGAGAAAAATTTTATTGAAAAAGGTAGCCATCAAACGATGGCTACCTTAACTAATTTAGTAATTTCCAGCGTAAACGGACAAGTTAGTTGTTCTGGATCTATTTACGCTAACCCAGGCTTTTCCATCTGCGACGAGGCGATCTCTAACTTGTTGGGGTGTTGCGTTAGGATTTCTTGATAAGTAAAGCGCAGCTGCTCCGGCTACATGGGGTGCAGCCATTGATGTCCCACTTAAAGTTGCGGTTGAGCTACCAATATAAGTTGATAGTATTCTCACTCCCGGAGCGTTTATATCAAGCAAAGAACCCCAGTTTGAAAATGTCGCAAATCTATTTGTTTCATCGTAAGCTCCAACGGTGATAGCTTCTTTAACATGAGCGGGGCTATAATTTTTTGCATCTGCTCCGTCGTTTCCAGCTGCTATTATGTAGACAACACCAGCATTTATTGAGTTCAAAACAGCATAATCAAGCGAATTGTAGCTTGTTCCAGTTCTTGCACCGAGGCTCATGTTTGCAACGATAGGAAGGCTTGGATTATTAAGTTTTTGTTGTGTCACGAAGTCAACACCTGCAATTACATTTGAAAACGAGCCTGAACCATCGTCACCGAGGACTTTGACAGCGAAAAGCTCAACCCCGGGTGCAACACCAACGACATAGTTATTATCATCCTTCGCACCTATAGTTCCTGCGACATGTGTTCCATGTCCGTTTCCATCGTTTGCTGTTCCCTTGCCTGTGAAATCAACACCACCGACAACATTTAAATCAGGATGATTAAGTTGAATTCCAGTATCAATTACATAAACTCTAACACCAGTTACGCTCCCGGTCCCATCACCCGCTCTTGTTGAACTTATATCAGCATCAATTCTATCAATTCCCCAAGGTAATGTCTGAGCAAAGGCATAAACAATTCCGTCTTCTTCAATATATTCTATTCTCGGATCACTTCGCAAGGCAATTAGTTTATCTTCGGATATTTCGGCAGAAAATCCTTTGATTGTATAGCGATAAACATGCTCAAGGTCTAAATCGTAAGCTGAAGCAATTTCGCTGGCTATTTTAGTGACAGCTTCAGCAACATTCTTGAAATCGCCTTTTGGAAGCACATTTTCTCTGAAAACGACTATATATCTACCAGGAATTGTATTTTCTGCGGATTTTATAACAGGAGCAAGCCCTTGTTGTTGTGGCGTATTTATACCTTCTTGCTCAAATGGCTGGCTACAACCCGATATTAATCCGATTAAAAATCCAACCATTAAAATTAAAGCAACGCCAGTATATCTTCTATAATTTATCTTCATTTTCCCCACCATTTTTATTTTTTAATAAAACAAAAGCCCAACCGTAGAGGTTGGGCTTTCTAAATTAATTAATTTTTAAGCTATCTACCTGTTGGCAATGTGTAAAGGATGCCTATTTCAACACCGAGATAATGAATTGTTTCCAAAATAGCTGAATACTTAACTGTTCCTACAAACTTAACCTCTGGTGTAGATTTGTAAGCAACGAATGCTCCTGCCCCGCCGGTAATTTTCGTTTCACTCTTTGGCTTGCTAACAAAAGATAATCCAACATCTCCGAGGACACCAAGTTCCACATTATTTTGTGTGAAAACAACATAACTTAATCCATATCTAACAGGAATAAACGAATACTCGGCCGAGCGATCCTCCTTTGGGAAAGTGAGATATCCAACTGAAAGTTGCCCAGCGAACCCCTTTACGCGAAGGAAGCTTTCAGGAATATCATAACGGTAATAAGCAACAGCACCGTATCCAACTGTTGGTTTTTCACTGCGATAACCGAGTGTCAATGTAGCCCCAATATCGCGAGATAAAGCAACACTGCTTGCAACTAATGTTAAAACTAAAAATAAAAATAGTACGCGCATGTTTAACCTCCTTTTGTTTTAAAATTTAGTTGTTTATTTTTTACCACACTACTATTATAATAAATTCAAAGGCAAAAGTCAAGAGTTAACCTACTGATCGTGAAGGGGCTCTGCATTAAAGGCAATGACATCAAATTTTGAACCTGCTGGCATTGTTATATTTTCAAAGTTTGATTTTTTTACTTCAACTTTTTATCTTTACAAAAATTTTAATGTCTGATAGAAATGAGGGTGAAAGAGAAAATAATGGACGCTGAGGACATCGAGCGAACTCTTAACAGATTAGCATATGAAATAATTGAGCGAAACAAAGGATCAAAAAATCTTGCTATAGTTGGAATAAGAACAAGAGGTGAATTTCTCGCAAGAAGATTGGCAGAAAAAATTTCAAAACTTGAAAATACCGAAATCCCCGTTGGAATTCTTGATATAACCTTCTATCGGGATGATGTGAGATTAAAACTAAGACAACCAGAAGTTAAAACAACCGAGATCAGTTTTCCTGTTGATGATAAAGATATAATTCTTGTTGATGATGTTCTTTTCACAGGGAGAACAGTCAGATCTGCGCTTGATGAACTTATTGACTTCGGAAGACCTAAAACAGTCCAACTTGTTGTGTTAATAGACCGTGGGAACAGGGAACTTCCAATTCAGGCTGACTTCGTTGGGAAAAAGGTAAAGACAAGTTTAAATGAAGAGATAAAAGTTAATCTAAAAGAGGTTGATGGAGAAGATTCGGTCCTTTTGATTGAGCATGATTAAAGCCGAAACCAATTGGTTTCGGCTTTTTTATTATAAATAAAGGGAGTTAAAATAATGGCATTAAAAAGTCGTCATCTCTTGGGACTTGAGGGAGTACCGAAGGAAGATATTGAATTGATTCTAAATACAGCTGTTTCGTTTAAAGAGGTTCTTGAAAGACCTGTCAAGAAAGTTCCAACGCTTCAGGGGAAAACGATAGTTAATTTGTTTTTTGAAAGTTCAACAAGAACAAGAATATCGTTTGAATTGGCGGAGCGACGATTGTCAGCTGATGTCGTTAATTTTACAACTGCTGGAAGTAGCATCGCAAAAGGAGAGACATTTAAAGATACGGTCAAAAACATTGAAGCGATGAAAATTGATATGGTTGTGATAAGACATTCTTCGTCAGGGGCGCCACATTTTCTTGCTAAAATAATTGATGCAAATGTCATAAACGCTGGTGATGGGACACACGAACATCCAACTCAAGCTTTGCTTGATATTTTTACAATGCGTGAGAAATTTGGTTATATTCAAGGTTTAAATGTCTGTATAGTCGGGGATATACTTCACAGTAGAGTGGCAAGATCAAATATATTTGGTTTGAAAACGCTTGGTGCTAATGTTTTTGTTTGTGGTCCTGAAACGCTCATACCAAGAGATATTGAAAAACTTGGAGTTGAAATTTATCATAACATTGATGATGTTATACCGAAAGTTGATGTTCTTAATGTGCTAAGGTTACAACTTGAAAGGCAAAATTCGGCTTTTATCCCATCGCTTCAAGAATATCATAAATTCTTTGGGATAACAAGAAAGCGTCTTGAAAAAGCAAGCAAACCAATTTTGATAATGCATCCTGGGCCGATAAATCGTGGCGTTGAGCTTTCTTCAGATGTCGCTGATAGCGAACATTCCGTTATACTTGAACAAGTAACAAATGGAGTCGCAATAAGAATGGCCGTCCTTTACCTTCTTGGAACAATGTCAAATTGAAAAAATAAATCGCAGTTAATTTTATGAAAGTTCTCTTCAAGAACGCAAGAGTTATAAATCCAAATCAAAACCTTGATGAAGTCCTTGACTTACTTATAATTGATGGGAAAATAGAAAAAATCGGCAAAATTGAAGAAACAGAAACTTTTGAGGTTTATGATTTAACTGGTAAGATAATCGTTCCTGGTTTCGTTGATATGCATGTTCATTTGAGAGAGCCGGGTTTTGAGCATAAAGAAACGATTGATTCTGGAATTGAAGCCGCAGCAAACGGCGGTTTTACAGCAATTTGTTGTATGCCAAACACCGAACCAGCAATTGATGAACCCGGGGTTGTTGAATATGTCAAGAAAAGAGCTAATGAATCTTTAGGTGGAATCGTTGATGTTTATCCCATTGGTGCAATAACTAAGAAAAGAGAAGGTAAAGAGCTTGCCCCAATTGCTGAACTAATTGAATCTGGCGTAATTGCGTTTTCGGACGATGGTAATTCAGTTCAAGATTCGGGAGTAATGCGAAAAGCGTTTGAGTACATTAGCATGTTTGATAAAGTGATAATTCAACATTGCGAAGATAGAACATTAAGTCAAAACGGGATGATGAATGAAGGTTATTGGTCAACTTTGCTTGGATTGCCTCCATATCCAGCAATTAGCGAGGAAATAATTTTGTATCGTGATTTGAAGTTGATTCAGTATTTGAAACCTAAAATTAAAAATGTTAAGTATCACATTGCTCATATCAGCAGTAAAGGTTCGGTTGAGCTATTAAAGAAATTTAAAAACGATTTAAACATAACTGCCGAGGTCACACCACACCACTTGCTTTTGAGGGATAAAGATATATGGAGTTCTGGTTATGACACTAACTTAAAGGTAAATCCGCCGTTGAAGGGTGAAGAAGATATTGAAGCGCTTATTTCAGCATTGAAAGATGGGACGATAGATGTAATTGCAACCGACCATGCTCCTCATGCGCCTGAGGAAAAAGAATCAGATTTCGCATCCGCGCCTTTTGGAATTATTGGGCTTGAAACTGCTGTTGGCTTAATTTTGAGTGAATTCGTCAATAAAGGGATTATCTCAATTCAAAGAATGGTGGAGTTATTTTCAATTAATCCGCGAAAGATCCTTGGTTTACCACAGGTAAAGATAACTGAGGGTGAAATTGCAAATTTAACGATAATTGATTCCAGCTTTGAATGGGTTGTGGACACAGGGAAATTTAAATCAAAATCAAAGAATTCTCCATTTATTGGGTGGAAGCTTAAAGGGAAACCGCTCGGAATTGTGAACAAAGGTAAAATATACTGGTCAAATCTGTGAAACTTTTTTTCTTTTACTTCATCTAAATTTGTAAAAGAATCAAAAAAAGAGATCAGAATGAGATTATGAATCTTGAAGATACAATCCTCTCGGCATATCATTCAATAAGAAGCAATCCACTGCGTTCATTTTTAACTATACTTGGGATAATAATTGGCGTTGCAGCAGTCATTGCGATGATTGCAGTTGGACAAGGGGCACAATATTCCGTCCAAAAGCAGATTGAATCTCTCGGAACAAATGTCCTTGTAGTTTTCCCAGGAGCCCCTACTCAAACTGGAAGAGTGAGAATGGAAGCTGGATTTACAAGTAGATTGACAATTGAGGATGTTGAAGCAATCAAAACGCAATGCGACGCGGTTGCTTATGCTACTCCAGTAGTGCGAACTATGTCTCAAGTTATCTACGGAAATAATAACTGGAGAACGGGGGTTTATGGCGTCAATACTGATTATTTCCAGATAAGAGCTTGGGGATTATCCGCAGGAAGTTATTTCACTGAGCAAGATGTGAAAGCAGGAGCAAAAGTTTGTGTAATAGGTCAAACTGTTAAAAATGCTCTTTTTGGTGACGAAGATCCGATAGGGAAAATAATAAGAATCCGAGATGTCCCTGTAAAAGTTGTTGGGGTTCTTGAGCCAAAAGGGCAAAATGTTATGGGGCAAGATCAAGATGATATAATCGTCGCACCATATACAACTGTAATGAGCCGACTTTCAAGGTTCTTTTTCATCGGTTCAATTCTCGTCTCTGCGGTTAACCAGAACTTAATCCCTACAGCTCAACAGCAAATAACTCAAGTTTTAAGAGAAAAACATAAAATTCAACCGTGGCAAGAAGACGATTTCACTGTAAGAACTCAAACTGATATAGCTACAACAGCGCAAGAGACATCAAGGATAATGACAATTTTGCTCGGAAGTATAGCCTCTGTATCTTTAATTGTCGGTGGAATTGGAGTAATGAACATAATGCTTGTTTCAGTAACAGAGAGAACAAGGGAAATAGGAATTCGCATATCAGTAGGTGCTCGTAAAAGAGATATATTGTTTCAATTTCTCCTTGAGGCGGTTGTTTTAACTGTTACTGGTGGTGTTTTTGGGATAATTTTTGGAGTTTTATTGTCAAGGATAATCTCTGGCTTTGCAGGATGGCCAGTTTTTATATCCGTTGGAGCAATACTTCTTGCCTTTAGCTTTTCAGCAGCTGTTGGAATCTTCTTCGGTTTTTATCCCGCAAAGAAAGCAGCAAACCTTGATCCCGTAGAAGCGTTAAGATATGAGTAATTTGTGAATGTTGTATAAGTGCTTTAGATTAGTCAGTGGATCTTAAACAAAACATTTTCTTTCTCTTGGATGAAGATTGGAATCTTTGAAGTTGATAATATCTATTGTGGAGATTCGTTAGTCCTTATGAAGGACATACCTAATGATTCAATTGATTTAATCATAACAGATCCGCCGTTTGCGATTGATTTTAAGGCGAAAAGAAATAATTACAACAGGGATCCTGATAAGGTTCTTGAAGGTTATAACGAGATTCCTAAAGAGAAGTATTACGAATTTTCTGTTAACTGGATAAGCCAGGCGTACAGGATTCTCAAGCCCACTGGTTCAATGTTTGTCTTTTCTGGTTGGACGAACTTGAAAGATATTCTAAATGCAATTGATGACGCTGGCTTTATTACGATTAATCATATAATTTGGAAATATCAATTTGGCGTTTTCACTCAACGAAAGTTTGTAACAAGTCATTATCATATTCTTTTTGTCGTAAAGGATGAAGAAAAATACAAGTTTAACAAAATTGAGCATTATCCTGAAGATGTTTGGATAATCAACAGGGAATACTGGACCGGTAAGATTAAAACGCCGACGAAGTTGCCGACATCTTTGGTTAGAAAGATTATCCTTTATGCCTCTGATGAAGGTGATCTTGTGTTTGATCCATTTCTTGGTTCTGGTCAAGTCGTTGTGGTTGCTAAGGCTTTAAATCGCAGATTCCTTGGCTTTGAGCTTGTGCCTCAATACTGTGAATTCATCCGCGACAGATTGAGAAACATTGAAATAAACTTGTTTAGTTTAGAATAAATTAAATTTTGTAACCAAGCTGAAATCAAACTCGGATTGCAAGTTTGGATGTGGCTAAAATTGTTTTGGAACAAATTAAAAGTGAATTAATAAATTATTTGGGTTGAGCAAATGAGGTTAAAAATTTTGGTCTTCCTACTTTTACAACAAATTCTTTTAGCTCAAATGCCAAAAGCAGATTTAATTTTCATCAACGGCAAAATTTGGACAGTTGACAAAGCAAGACCAATTGCTCAAGCTGTGGCGGTTCTCGGAGATAAAATTATAGCAGTTGGCTCAAACTCCGAGATCAAAAAATATTCAGGTAAAAACACGCAAGTAATTGACTTGAAAGGGCGATTGATGCTCCCTGGATTTATTGATGGTCATACGCATTTTGTTTACGGTGGATTACAATTGATGAGCGTTGACTTAAGAACAGCTAAAACGCCGGAGGAATTTGCGCAAAGAATAAAAGAATATGCCGAGAAAAATCCTGGTCGTTGGATTACTGGTGGTGATTGGGATCATGAGCTTTGGGGTGGTGAACTGCCAAGAAAAGAGTGGATAGATAAATACACTCAAAATGTCCCTGTTTTTGTAACTCGTTACGATGGACATATGGGACTTGCAAATAGCTTAGCTTTAAAACTTGCGGGAATAACAAGAGAAACACCTGACCCACCAGGCGGTTTGATAGTTAGAGATGAAAACGGGGAACCAACAGGAATTTTGAAGGATGAAGCGATGTCTCTCGTTACTAAGATAATTCCTGAACCAACACAGGAAGAGAGAATAAAAGCAATAAAGCTTGCGCTTGAAGAGACAAAGAAACTTGGACTTACTGGTATTCACGATATCGGGACGGTTGAGGATTTTAAGGCATATCAGGAACTTTATAAAAGAGGTGAATTAACAATTAGAGTTTTTTTGCGCTTGCCTATCTCACAATGGGCGGATCTTGCAAAGGTCGGAGTTCAAGTTCCATTTGGAAATGAATATATAAGAATTGGATCCCTCAAAGCATTTGCTGATGGCTCACTTGGGTCAATGACTGCGCTTTTCTTTGATCCTTATGATGAAAATCCAAATACACGAGGGCTTGCAACGGATATTGTAATTGATGGACGGCTTGAAAAGTGGGCAAAGGAAGCTGACAAGGCAAAACTTCAACTTTCAATTCACGCAATTGGTGATAGCGCAAATAGTTTAGTCCTATCTTTGTTTG from the Candidatus Kryptonium sp. genome contains:
- a CDS encoding aspartate carbamoyltransferase catalytic subunit, with the translated sequence MALKSRHLLGLEGVPKEDIELILNTAVSFKEVLERPVKKVPTLQGKTIVNLFFESSTRTRISFELAERRLSADVVNFTTAGSSIAKGETFKDTVKNIEAMKIDMVVIRHSSSGAPHFLAKIIDANVINAGDGTHEHPTQALLDIFTMREKFGYIQGLNVCIVGDILHSRVARSNIFGLKTLGANVFVCGPETLIPRDIEKLGVEIYHNIDDVIPKVDVLNVLRLQLERQNSAFIPSLQEYHKFFGITRKRLEKASKPILIMHPGPINRGVELSSDVADSEHSVILEQVTNGVAIRMAVLYLLGTMSN
- the pyrR gene encoding bifunctional pyr operon transcriptional regulator/uracil phosphoribosyltransferase PyrR, producing the protein MRVKEKIMDAEDIERTLNRLAYEIIERNKGSKNLAIVGIRTRGEFLARRLAEKISKLENTEIPVGILDITFYRDDVRLKLRQPEVKTTEISFPVDDKDIILVDDVLFTGRTVRSALDELIDFGRPKTVQLVVLIDRGNRELPIQADFVGKKVKTSLNEEIKVNLKEVDGEDSVLLIEHD
- a CDS encoding ABC transporter permease translates to MNLEDTILSAYHSIRSNPLRSFLTILGIIIGVAAVIAMIAVGQGAQYSVQKQIESLGTNVLVVFPGAPTQTGRVRMEAGFTSRLTIEDVEAIKTQCDAVAYATPVVRTMSQVIYGNNNWRTGVYGVNTDYFQIRAWGLSAGSYFTEQDVKAGAKVCVIGQTVKNALFGDEDPIGKIIRIRDVPVKVVGVLEPKGQNVMGQDQDDIIVAPYTTVMSRLSRFFFIGSILVSAVNQNLIPTAQQQITQVLREKHKIQPWQEDDFTVRTQTDIATTAQETSRIMTILLGSIASVSLIVGGIGVMNIMLVSVTERTREIGIRISVGARKRDILFQFLLEAVVLTVTGGVFGIIFGVLLSRIISGFAGWPVFISVGAILLAFSFSAAVGIFFGFYPAKKAANLDPVEALRYE
- a CDS encoding S8 family peptidase encodes the protein MKINYRRYTGVALILMVGFLIGLISGCSQPFEQEGINTPQQQGLAPVIKSAENTIPGRYIVVFRENVLPKGDFKNVAEAVTKIASEIASAYDLDLEHVYRYTIKGFSAEISEDKLIALRSDPRIEYIEEDGIVYAFAQTLPWGIDRIDADISSTRAGDGTGSVTGVRVYVIDTGIQLNHPDLNVVGGVDFTGKGTANDGNGHGTHVAGTIGAKDDNNYVVGVAPGVELFAVKVLGDDGSGSFSNVIAGVDFVTQQKLNNPSLPIVANMSLGARTGTSYNSLDYAVLNSINAGVVYIIAAGNDGADAKNYSPAHVKEAITVGAYDETNRFATFSNWGSLLDINAPGVRILSTYIGSSTATLSGTSMAAPHVAGAAALYLSRNPNATPQQVRDRLVADGKAWVSVNRSRTTNLSVYAGNY
- a CDS encoding dihydroorotase; protein product: MKVLFKNARVINPNQNLDEVLDLLIIDGKIEKIGKIEETETFEVYDLTGKIIVPGFVDMHVHLREPGFEHKETIDSGIEAAANGGFTAICCMPNTEPAIDEPGVVEYVKKRANESLGGIVDVYPIGAITKKREGKELAPIAELIESGVIAFSDDGNSVQDSGVMRKAFEYISMFDKVIIQHCEDRTLSQNGMMNEGYWSTLLGLPPYPAISEEIILYRDLKLIQYLKPKIKNVKYHIAHISSKGSVELLKKFKNDLNITAEVTPHHLLLRDKDIWSSGYDTNLKVNPPLKGEEDIEALISALKDGTIDVIATDHAPHAPEEKESDFASAPFGIIGLETAVGLILSEFVNKGIISIQRMVELFSINPRKILGLPQVKITEGEIANLTIIDSSFEWVVDTGKFKSKSKNSPFIGWKLKGKPLGIVNKGKIYWSNL